Within Fundulus heteroclitus isolate FHET01 unplaced genomic scaffold, MU-UCD_Fhet_4.1 scaffold_37, whole genome shotgun sequence, the genomic segment ccacaccgtaactctcccggatgtggggaaaacagtaaaggtggactcatcagagaacaatacatgtttcaaattgtccacagcccaagatttgcgctccttgcaccattgaaactgACGTTTgtcattggcacgagtgaccaaaggtttggctatagcagcccggccgtggatattgaccctgtggagctccagatggacagttttggtggaaacaggagagttgaggtgcacatttaattctgccgtgatttggggagccgtggttttatgttttttggatacaatccgggttagcacccgaacatccctttcagacagcttcctcttgcgtccacagttaatcctgttggatgtggttcgtccttcttggtggtatgctgacattaccctggatactgtggctcttgatacatcataaagacttgctgtcttggtcacagatgcgccagcaagatgtgcaccaacaatttgtcctcttttgaactctggtatgtcacccataatgttgtgtgcattgcaatattttgagcaaaactgtgctcttaccctgctaattggaccttcacactctgctcttattggttcaatgtgcaattaatgaagattggccaccaggctggtccaatttagccatgaaacctcccacactaaaatgagaggtgtttcagtttcattgtccaacccctgtatatatatatatacatttgtgtTGTTAACTCAAAAGGGGAGATTTTTAAACTCTTAGAGACAAATTAATCACTGATGTAAAAAACACAGATGACCACAATTAAAGTAGTTTATTAAATCTATAATTCCCTGTTACAACAATTATACTGTTTAATACTATTACTACTTGAATACTAACTACTGAATCAAACAGAACataggaggaaaataaaaacaacagcaaaataatGAAACTTGGGCATAGAAACCATTTAGGTAATTTTCTAACTTAAATAAGCTCCACTCAATTAAGCAATTAATAATCGCCCTCAAAACAGTAGCAAATGACGTAAAACAGCATTGAGATGGATCTGGCTAATATTTGGAATAATGTGATAGTCCTACAAAGCACCAGGCCCACTGAAAGCCACATCAGCTACAGAGATCTTCAAGCTCAAGATGGCGACTGCTCAGGAGATGAGCTAATCACTAGCCACAAcgttaggcccgtttacactacacttttttaaccgagccgagaccagtccgagctcggtaacccaGATAACTCTCgagtgtaaacggtcagcagactgaactggaccgcgctagaCATAACCAGACCgagctaaatgcagaccaggggtccgttcttcgtacgttgcttaaaacatccaagatcaaatgagacatccaggatgatttcatccggctaatcctgatccggctaattgggttcttccaacacacctgttgtttatgattagtatggctggattgggttatctgagacaactgcgcgttcatgcgtttgtttaaaaggggaaatgtatcgatagtagaaacaatgatcagcaacgctgctattggctgttcagcatggacaAAGAACGCGCACAGTTTTtatcccaagcagaacacgaggtTTAAATGGAAGGTTacgccgaatttgagtcattaattaaaacaccaaaaaatgtgttaaagcgaggagagagggctggcaaaaagcagcagacaaattaatgcgtaaataatGTTCAtcgtagatgtttctatcactttctacagtatgaatctttgcattttaataatctcatatttacgttgttcttttatatcagagcctccacgggacccactagaacatggggacaagtaaaagggaaatacaagaatattctacaaaatggtagcctttaattattacactttattttaaaaaggcacttgttatgtcaagagatccaaatttcagtgtcattccttagacacgggaagtaaaggacgcatgcaaactgggaattttaacaaaaaaaatctttatccataaaaaatgaagtttttccttttccaagtcatccacagtttacacggtaaaactgtattgctccgtgtttAGATAAtacatccatagttttttctaatacaatatacggctcgacaggaagcaagcctttcaaagtaaactaaacttcacaataaaatggcctgaacaaatcttcttactataggataaaaataaaaagcaaaccatcatacaaataacttcaatattttagatttatggctctaacaccactttttcctctttaaaagccattgttaaatgatgcgttagtctgtttataacagccacaaagaaaaatctctctacagtTATACTGTTGCGCTgcactaaaggatcctgtctattgcgcaatacgcgattaattcgaaaagctctgcaaattattcgtgcaccttccgcaacaggttgcagtggGGAAAATGGACATgactacgacagacttccccaTCTCCTCCCCTTATAAagctgtgatctaatcttgtttacatgaaataagcctgctctcgagcaggcttaagctggcgcacatgttgctatgacaacaagtgcaggaagtctttcgaagaaccaaacgatccaagatcatgccaaatcgtcaacaatgaaatcctgctaactgagttagcgacgtacgaagaacggaccccagttcctgagtaggtctcggactggttttttcTGTctcggttatctgataacgaagagcgcatgagcagaccgcgtcatccccttacagtcagctgactgtctgcgGTTTTTctggcgtgtctggctgcacgtcccgattcacactccatccagacaaatttcagacattcataataatactagcttccttaccgtgccacacgatttccagagatgattctgcttagcagtgtgataaacctcagtgtctgtcgttgtttcctgcatctgtaaatccttattagacgtttgtttgtcttatccacgtcccaaaagcctactctgtctaaccataacatcctgaatgttattggcgccgccattttgatttgctcggtcccgccttcaatcccagagagcagcagtaccgcagattgtcactaggaggcgaggagcaaccaaggaaccgggatagtgtggtgcgtaaacggtcgtctcggcttggttaactgatccaagcttggactggtctcggctcggctcggtttaacaagggtagtgtaaatggggctgtTAGGCGCCACAGGCATGTGGAGTGACTAAGAGGCAACTAACTCGAGACAATGCAAACAAGtcaatcaggtcattagcaagactggagaacctgactgcataatGAGAAtctaattcagccatttgattcagttgtGTTGTACCAGGGAATGCTAAATGCTGCAGGTCACTGGACCtcgagcagcacaaagaaatcgTTCAGAACTGAGAGTAGGATTGTTCGGTATACCAGCAGAAGCCTTGTGCTGCAAAGGACtccaactgcagctgataacaCCAGCGGAGCAACAgcgctccagaaacaaacagcaggtgtagcgctcaaaaaccaaccaaatttatgaagCGCAAAAGTAGAAATTGTTTGAAAAACAGCACTTAAGGCGtcagataagcagatcccacacagccacacaaacagctgacatgcagcagggccctgtttcagaaagctgggttagtggatattcagagtaatTTATGGGGTTAATTCCTGCATTCCTGGCTTGtccatttcagaaagctcagaagcctttaccctgagtcaaattCTGACAACAAATTTGTTTGGGCaaactttgacttttttcttgtttcttctgtactgacctttgaactacaagagttCATATGCCGTCATTAAACCTTTCAAATTCAATCCGCAGGAAATGCGCTCTTCCAAGCTTCTTTTCTtctgattgttaaaaaaaaaattataaaaaaatatatactgatATCACTGATATCGTTTGGGTATAGAAAGCAGTTATAATAGAAGTAATGTTTATTTGTTCACACTCTGTTACAACAGCTCACCTTTTTCTTCCATACGAACAGGAGCAATCCCCTCATCACTACTGGCTCTGCTTGTGACACTAAATCACATTTTGAAATAGGGCTGGGCCTTTAtcgttatttaaaaaaaattccttatTGTGAAGAATTTGATTTATCTTGACATATGCTACTACCAGTGGTGTCTGAAAAACCCAAAAACTGCCACTATTGTCatgattgttatttttgctatttccTGCACTGCTGGTTTATTGAGAGcagtaataaatatcaataaattaaagatatctaattaaatgcagttactgtgtgcagtttggttaagaaaatcacactttttaatgttactagagtcctgatgaaacatattttgattttgatttaatttgttttagcaTATGTTACATGTTTAAATGTTCTCAAGGACGGTATTAGTGCTTATTGGGCAATAATTAACGAGCAATCACAGCCTCACAGTCCTGAAAAAGACTTCAAGAAGCTGTAAGTACTTTTTTATCATAACTTTTATCATTATCACAACATTGCCAAAATATATTGTCATAAAATTTAAAGTCTATATTGCTCACCCTATTTTGAAAATGGTCTTAATCCTCAGGACAAATGAAATCACCCCTTGTTACGAAGCCATCTGATAACATATATACATGTAGAGCTGAATCATCTAACATCTCAAGGCACTATTCATACAGAACAGCAATCAAACTCTTcattatattaattataatattcATGTAATGAGTAATCCTATATGTCCATTCAAAACTTGTGGGCTCATGGCTTGTTTAAACTATATAACATTACATTATGCGCCACAATGTTACAAAAATCAATGACTTGGTAAGTAACTTGCACAGTGGTTTACAGGTAAAGTTcaaaatgctggtgaagattctcagtcatccaggtcatcattccaaaaaaaagtaaaaaaacaaagcaactggacttgttttccgtagttgaagacgtttcgttttctctcccggaagctttctcaattcaaaaagtctggagtaatgtggagtaacaagctttaagCTGCAGGCAGTGTCAGCACCAGTAGGGGGAGCTGTAGGCgaggagccagaggaggagATGGTGGCCACCATGACCAAGGCTGTCCTGCAAGTGGCACAGAAGAAGGTGTTGTCACAGGTCAGAGCACTTCTCTTTAGAAccttctgctgtcctgctgCTACATCCCAGCTGTGGGAACAAGTGTTGCTCTGCATCAGTTTCTGTCTGCTGCTCTCATCCACAGGTCCAGAAGAAGGCCTTCATAGAAAACACAATTCCTCTGATCATCAGCCTAAAGAACCTTCTGGAGCAGAAACGATCTCCTGTCCTCAAAGACCTTATGGCCTACCTCCAGGTACGCGTACCAGATTCGATCTGATGCTTCAGTGTCCTTCTTCGTCTTCTCATCTAAAGAAGAACATAAAgccaagctttaaaaaaaaataaaaaaaataaatctaaatgcaGTTTATTGGTGGTCATGAAGTTGGGAGAACCTGCAGAGATGAGTTGGTGATACATTCCATGTTGTCCATCAGGTGACGATGCAGGACTACCGTAACAATGTGAAGGAGATCTTCGCTGGAGATGAGCAGCTGGCGGCTGAAGTGGAGTTTGCTCTGAAGATGGCAGAAAAGGAAAAGGAGATGCAGGAACAGATAGAGAACTGCAGCCTGACACCAGGTGACCAAACACCCACTGCAAAGGTCAGAAAAAAGCCCTAAAGATGACAAAATGACGGGCTTTCCTTAGAAGTACAGCAAAGGAAACATTTCTAACAATGATCTAAATATATGTGACTACAGGAgattcctgctgctcctccttctTTTCTCTGTCTTTGCTCTGACCTCCCTGttggtttgctttttctctccccGTGGCTCCAAGTTGATCTGAGGGTCTTTGTGCAGCGTGTCAAATGACCTTCACTTCATTTGACATTTCAAGCCGCGAgctaattttattgaaaaagctgccattttttgcacatttagcaGCATCTGTTTTCAGAGCTTTCTTCTTTAATTCTAGCTTTCTCCGCCATTGCACCCTTGCCCTTTCTACTCTCCGCCTTTCAAACTCCATTGACAGAGAGTACTGACGTGTTACGTCAAggtgcatcaaaaaaaaaaaaaaaagagttgccaGAGGCAGCCAACAGATAGCGGTAGCAGTGTAACATTCGTGACTCACTACAGTGTCACGAATGATCtgcagcccaaaaaaaaaaaaaaagggaacagcGGCCCAAATATCCGACCGGCTCACTGGGAATTGTCCCAGTCCTCCCGATTAGCCACTGCGGGCCTGGTTTGGGGAAAACCGTTGCtagcttattttaatttcaaattgtatttgttgtcattgttctaacttaatactttttatttattcacactGACTATTCTATTTCTTTTCactgaaagaaaatgttagtgttttgaatcatttaatttattttaaaattgtgtgcattaaaaaaaagcttgtctttgtggtattttatttactgatgttatttttctaagattcttaaaataaagccagtaatgaaattgtgtttatttgaaAAGGTATTGAAAAGTATCAAAATACATGTTGGCGACAACACTAACAGAGCGTCCCCTTTTGACaatattgagataaatcatTGACAGCGGCGAAAAAGTGGTTgctaagcagcagcataaaattgCCAGGGCtgcatttttaaatttgttgataatcgatatcaatatgatttctattttatcaatgctTTTTCCCATATCATTCAGCCCTTCTGTCCACAAACCTTACAGACACGTTCATTAAGTGTGAGCAAATCGCTGCtgtaaatcatgtttttttggtgCACCTTTCAAACTGTGGTCTGAAGCTGGTTTAAATGTAAGTTTAGAaacttgtgtaacatttgtgtGTAACATTTGTGCAAGTTGCTCAGCAGGAGCAACTTGCACAATACTGTCTGGATCTTTTGGCCATGGCAGACAGGCAGCAGACAGTAATGGCTTCTCTGGGTGAGCAACTGCATCTTTTATCTGACCAAGTTAAATGTCTTCAAGTTAAAgatttccaccccttcctgcccctgtcatgccaagacgaaatgctccagcgacaccaaactcacagaatccactcattgtcaccccccgaatgacatttgtgaaaatcagccctctgggatgagcctgaccaaagatcccaaccctagctcaaggatttaggcttcatggagccccaccaggcccaaagagacaccagtaaagattctacttaacttggagatattaAACCGCAcagtttctagggtgtgagtagagcaggccctggtaatttggggtccctatctgccccaggggccgagagaaagccgtgctgtgccgtcaaacctaataaccggtccaaaaaaaactaacagatggaaggtctttgagagataggctcttccaggtttgtagcaccttaccacaggaagctgcatagcaaatttgggccagattaaaccaaacgtctcagagttatgaggtgtcaaagtctcatttttggtcatttttccaccccttcctgcccctgtcatgccaaaacgaaacgctccagcgacaccaaactcacagaatccactcattgtcaccccctgaatgacatttgtgaaaatcagccctctgggatgagcctgaccaaagatcccaaccctagctcaaggatttaggcttcatggagccccaccaggcccaaagagacaccagtaaagattctacttaacttggagatatcaaaccgcacggtttctagggtgtgagtagagcaggccctggtaatttggggtccctatctgccccaggggctgagagaaagccgtgctgtgccgtcaaacctaataaccggtccaaaaacaactaacagatggaaggtctttgagagataggctcttccaggtttgtagcaccttaccacaggaagctgcatagcaaatttgggccagattaaaccaaacgtcccagagttatg encodes:
- the LOC118560036 gene encoding condensin-2 complex subunit D3-like — its product is MVATMTKAVLQVAQKKVLSQVQKKAFIENTIPLIISLKNLLEQKRSPVLKDLMAYLQVTMQDYRNNVKEIFAGDEQLAAEVEFALKMAEKEKEMQEQIENCSLTPGDQTPTAKVRKKP